In Larimichthys crocea isolate SSNF chromosome XI, L_crocea_2.0, whole genome shotgun sequence, the sequence ATCAATTAGTTCATCCAATCAATGATTACTGTGTGCTACCTCCCCAAATCCCAATGTATAAAGGCAtcccacatacagtatgagtaCAGTGTTCATTCTATCAATGACTTACTTTATCTAAAGTAAGTTAGCTATCTCTTAACTCTTCCCCTACTGAGAATGAGTCTCACCAGTCCAGATTCATCCTTCACCATATTTTTGATCATATCCTGGGATTTATAACCAGTGAATCTGTTGATCTCAGCTGCAGCCTCAGTATGTTTGGCTTTATTGTCTGACATCCTTCAGGAACTTATCTGATTGCCAGAGTGTTCGAAGTTGCCAAGATGCAACTGCTGATTTTCCTAGCTGTGGCAGGGCATGTGGAAAAGGTGCTCATATACTTCAGTGATCTCAGTCTGGTTGAAGGGACTGTAGCCCAAGCTGGATTTCACCCCTGTTGCAGCGACAGTGAAGATGCCTAGCGGTGAGTCGAAGATGTTCTCTCCAGCAGCAGTCTTGGCATTCAGACTTGTAGTAGAGAGAAAAGTCAGTGTTGGGAGAGGACAGCAAGTGGCAGCTCAGCTCTCCCTTTTGGCTATGTTCAGGGTGGTGCTGGTGATCTGCCTAGGCTATACAGCTGGCAAGTGTACAACTAGCAAAGCTACCACACATCCTCCAGCCTGTCCATATGACAGGAAATATCAGAGGAAATCATTAGTTGGGTTCAACCACACTGAATAATTCTTCATTTGATAATGTCTTGTGATGGTGCATTTTATCTAATGTGataaattaaaagattaaagCTGGCAGCACCTCAGTCACATTCTAACAGAATGCTCTACTGATATCATGTTACTTCTAAACAGCATTACACTCCCATGTTACACATTGTCATGACATGTCATACATTTTAAACCACACATAATGAAAGCTTCATTTCTGCTTgtgaaatttacattttaacttCTGAGAAATGATCCAAAGCATTGAGCATATTTCAATGAAAAGCCATGATTACTATTAATGCCCCTTTTGCTGTAGTTTGGCAGAGTTAGCAGGCAGTTCTATTAAAAATTCAAGAGGGCCAGCCCCTTTTCTGTCCTCTGCCAAGAGATTTCTGGTGAGCCTATCTTTACTGATGCAACACAGATAACTAGACACAatattggtaaaaaaaaaaaaagaaaaagaaagattctGTGGGTATTGCATTAAATGTGTATGAGTTTACAATAATCATGGCACACAATAAACCTTTGTGCTCTTTCAGTGGAGacaggatgaaaaaaaacacacatatcacTAAAGTCCACTTGGATCgattctggattttttttaaaaactacgATGAAACAGACCACAAACAACCAcatagaaatatttattatcaAATAGTGACGTTTTGAGCAGAAGCCATTTCTCAGACTTTCCTCAGAAGTCACATGACTACTTGCTAATAGATATTTCtctattcatatttttcttttgtggtaTTATTTGTActatgtttattaattttactatttaatttaatttaatatttactaTTTTTTGTTAATGTTGCTATGTGAACATACATTTTtgtatatgtataaatacatttagGATGAGTAAATAGATGTACATGTATTCTGTAAACTCAGCACAAAACTTCAGTTTAGTTAATTCTTCTTCTCTGTAATGAATGCAACTGGGAAGAAAAGATAAACCAATAAATGTgatcattaaaaatatgaatttatatttcTCTACAGTAGCTATGTCATTGTGCAGATTTAGGAAACATAAAGAAACTCATTTAAAACTGCCATTTTAACTTAATTCCACTCTCCTTCTCTCAATAATTTAGCATTATTGGCTTTGGATATCATATAGATCCTGTCCAACATAGTTGGATCTGTGAAATCTAGATTagacagaaattaaaatgtcataaaatgcCATTTGTTTATGACAAgtctttatttcactttatattGAATGATGTTGAGACAGCAATGGCACAATAACACGTTGGCTAAATGTGTTAGCAGATGTTTCAAGTGATACATAATGTGTGTATCATATACAAGAGTCAGCTGGATGCAATATATAATGCTGTATTTAGACATTTAAACACCTAGCCAGGTTCAGATGACAGATGGTAATAAATGCGTCGTGCTGATAGACTGCGAGCAGATTAATAGACTATCATTTAGTTACTTGATGATAGATCTGTTGTCTTATTCATCAAACTACCCCTCTATTCATCATTCCTGCAATGCTCTTAATATCTCTGTGATCTATGAGGTTCTTTCAGATACTGAAGTAAGCATAAGCTAATGTCCTGAAGCTACTAAAACTTAACtacagtgtaaaaatgtcacaaatataacatttattatcTTAGCGTCTTTATGCATCTGTGGGGTTGTTGATCTTGCCCATGAAGAGGATGCTACGGGTCCCGTGCTCCAAGATGAATACCAAGAATGGTCTGTCGAGTTTCATGACTTCAGGCATACGCATGGGCATGATCTCGATGGTGGTGGCAGCTGCTGCCTCTGTTCCTGTTTCGTCCACGCTCAGCATGGCCTGGTGGGACACCTGTGGAGGGACCATGGCGAGGCTTAGAGCATAGGTCTTGGAAAACTAGAAGCTACAAGCCAAAAGAGGGTCTTTGCAACTCTATTATATGTATTTGTCAAGATCTGCCTGTGTAAGTGTGATgaaatagacaaacaaacacacatgaaggtATGTTTGCCTCTCCTACCTTTGAGACTTTGAGCTTGATCTCTTCAGATATGCCAGAGAAATCAGCATTGTTTGCAAAAGCATTGGTGATGCCTAATTCTCTCAGTGTGTTGTCCAGGGCGGCTTGAGAAGAGATCGAAAACTTTGGCATGAACAGATCCACAGAGCTGAGAAACAGAACATTACCAGGGTCAGAATCACTGCACTTTACACTCAACTTTAGCTGTGCAAAATATGGAAACTTTGATCAAATCAGACAAACCTGGTCCAAGTGAACAGTTTCATTTTCTTAGCCAGTAGTCTGAGACACATCATGACaatgaacaaaatcaaattCATCGCTTACCTCCTGAACAGTGAGTCATGCCAGTGCTTGAGGTAGTCCTTGTTGATGTAACCCTCCACTTCGCTCATCTTGCCTTCATCGGGCAGGACGATCATCATGGAGGTGTTGTTCTTGTAGGGCAGCATAATGACAGTGGTGTGGTTGTCAGTATCCTCATAGAAATCGTAGCGACctgtcctcttcatcatgtccACCTGAACCGTGGTGGTGTCATCTACATGGAAGTCTGCCTTGGTGGTCATGTTCTTATCGAAGGGTTTCTCCCACTGTCCTGAAGGCAGTGGGGGGACAAAACAATGCAGTTACTGCATGTCAGCTCAAACAATTGTGAGtacttgttttaaaatgttgcaatatgcgcaaaaaaaaatcttttaaaatcttttacaACTACGCAAGGTGTGGACTTACAGGTCGATATGTGTGTTTCTACCTAGCCTGTTATCTGTATGCATGGTCTGttctattttaaaatgtccctGTATGCATATGTTTCCTACCTCTGAAGAAGACGTAGTTGATCAGCACCATGGCCATGTCAGGGCTTAAGTCCTTCACCTGGTCTTTGATCTTGTCTTGTGTTTTAGCAGCAATGAACCTGTTGATCTcagctgcagcatcagcaggTTTGTTAAAGTTGACGTTGAAGATCTCAGCAGAGTAGTAGTGCTTGATATCCTTCAGGAACTGCTCCAGAGGATTGCAGCCAGATCGCACCACGGCAGTATTGCCGACAACCATCTTCTGTTCCTGTTGGCTTTGGTCAAGAACGTGCAAAAGATGCTCATACGCCTCATTGACCTCTGCCTGATTGTGAGCACTGTAGCCCAAGGTGGAGAACAGCTGGCTGTGGGTTTCACCCTTGGCCCCCGTAGACAGCATGGACAGGGCAGTGGAAATGCCCAGCGGCGAGTAGAAGATGTTCTTTCCAGCAGCAGTCTTGGAATTCAGATTCTTGTAGAGGGCAAAGCTGAAGTCAGCATTGGGAGCAGACAGCTTGTGGCATTTGTGTTCTCCATCATGGCTGTGGTCAGTGTGGTCAGTGTGATGGGTGTGATCTGCCcaggctgcagccagcagcagtgCTGCAAGTGCACAACTAGTGAAGATCTTATGCATCTTTACAGCCTGTCCAGGGaaagtagtagtattagtacaAGATAATGTCTTTTGAACTGATAGTTTTAATGGAATGCTACTGGCTTATTATCTTTTAATTAAGGAAAACATACTGATAAGATTTAGTCTGTAAACAGCTCTATACGTCCAAATTATGTCGCCATGTCTTTAAAGCTTTACttttaaaccattttaaatcaaagaataaagtttaatacatctaaagtttaaagttatatatttactttattacgCATTCCAATAAAGTGCTGTGCTTACCTTTAACGTCCTTTTTGCTGCAGACAGTTTGGCAGAAACTTCCCCATTATATACAGGAGCTCTGAGAGTCACTTGACAGTTTGGTTAAAAATTAACCAAGACCAGCCCCTCTTCTCTGTCCTGAGATATCTGGCTGGACTATCTTTAGtgatgcaacacaacacacacagcacaacctGGGTAAAAAACCACTAGTGAGATAATAGTCTCTTCTAAAAATGTTATtagctaaataaaataaatgattaatgtttttttttttttttttttttttttaaatagcatgACCTGATACTCTAAATCATATAACCATTCACTGATATTATTGGGTCACTGAACTCCCTGTTGACTTATCTTAATAGCAGTATtaatttaaaggtccattgtATAAGACTGATTGGCAAGAATggaatatgtaatatataatattcatttccatatatgttttcatttgtgtataatcttttgaaaataagaatcattctgttttcattgtcttaACATCCAGAACAGacaccaaacactgatctagatatggccttttgttttggttttatgtacatttcctacatgcttgaaaggggagggtgaggagttggagagtattcagttggttccaatctgcaacttcacagcTAGGTGACactaagtcctacacactggacctttaaagttgtAGCATGCTAGAATTTCTTAAGGAATTTTGCTTCATGCCAAaccataaaacatcaaaatagcATGATACCAAACTTAAATGCAGTACAAACTCTCCACTACTAACTTCAACACAAGAGTCAGCTGGATTCGATATGGAGTACAATAAAATCttacactttaaataaatgctGCCAATAAAAGTTAGGtctaatatttacagtatgtttacCATCCAAATACTCAAAGACCTGATTCATAACTAAAAGGTAGAGATGACCCACAAAGTAGGTAAGGATCAGTATCATGGCAGATTTGAATATTGCAATGGATTGGTAATGATTCAAATTGAGACATTTAAAAGCAATAAGTTTCCTGGTTCAAACCCTGAAGACATTCAGGTAAatttgtgactctaaattgcccgtaggtgtgaatatgagcgtgaatggttgtttgtctctgtctatcagacctgtgatgaactggtgacttgtcttGGGTTTGTACCTTGCTTCTCGCCTAGTTCCCACAACTCCAGTCTAACTTATAGGAAGTAGGCTGTGGCTATAAACTTGCCATAGGCCGACTATTTCCGTTGGCATTCACCTCACCTATCAATAATTTTTCGACATTATTTTGCAAGGGCACCATCACTGAATCCTGTAGTTAGAACCACGCATGACAACTCCGATTGGTTTGACCAATCAAGACCAGAtgtaataaagaaatacaagCAATTTTGCACAATATTGGCACAGGCAAATCTGGCTATGTAAGACAACAACTCCAATAGAGTGATATGTCTTCTCTCGAACTGACCACATCAGGTTCATTTCAGGAGTTGCATTCCTCCAGCCAATACTTCGTTAGTATTTATTCAGTAATTTAAGCTCATCAACTAGTGATATCTTGAACAAGCTTTTTGATCTGAGTCCTCAGATTTTCTTCAGTAGTTTTAGTCCCTATCACTACAAAGCCAGACAGCTCTACTGGGTAAATAACTTCATGTTCAGTCTTCGATAAGGACACCTTATAGTATAACTGAGCATTTTATGTTCGGGGCAGGtttaataagaaataagaagagACATAGTGTGATGAGAGCAGCAACAGCTTCCTTATTTTCCTCTCACACATGTTCAAAGTAAAACTCCTTACTCTTACAGCACTTACCTCAGAAACACATTACAGTATTAAACACACtaaatataaaaggttcatttgaacaaagacacagttttaacagttttttattttcagatgattatacactaataaacaCATATTATATTCACTTTCCTGCCATAATCTGTAAATCTTTAAACAATGGCAATGTGTTATTATGTGCCTGTAAACCATCCAATGAGGTGCAGGAATGCAGGAGCAAAATGTCTcttttgcatgtgttttaaagaaaatcccttgacaaaaaaatatgcatacaTGTGGGAGCCTCTAAAGAAACATATTTGAGAACAAAAGTTACAGTTATGAGTATTGTGCTTGATGCAAGGCATGTGATGTAAAATCGgggtcaatgttttttttatgaatctaTCCACTGAAAATCACAGACAATGAACACAGGAACATTGTACGGTTGGATGAGGATTAATACTGAGGACAGTGAGTTTGAGAGGCAGAAAAATACTCCTCTACACCCAGTTTATTACAATGGaataactgactgactgcaaGAAACTATCTATCTTTTGTGATTAGCAACATTACATTCTACTTCAGCCAGAGCTATGCTCGCAATTTTCTAACATGGTTTCATCAAACTATCTCAAAAGGCACATTCATAATGTTGCACTGAGTTGCTCAAGTGCCAGCAATGGTT encodes:
- the LOC104932753 gene encoding alpha-1-antitrypsin homolog; the protein is MHKIFTSCALAALLLAAAWADHTHHTDHTDHSHDGEHKCHKLSAPNADFSFALYKNLNSKTAAGKNIFYSPLGISTALSMLSTGAKGETHSQLFSTLGYSAHNQAEVNEAYEHLLHVLDQSQQEQKMVVGNTAVVRSGCNPLEQFLKDIKHYYSAEIFNVNFNKPADAAAEINRFIAAKTQDKIKDQVKDLSPDMAMVLINYVFFRGQWEKPFDKNMTTKADFHVDDTTTVQVDMMKRTGRYDFYEDTDNHTTVIMLPYKNNTSMMIVLPDEGKMSEVEGYINKDYLKHWHDSLFRSSVDLFMPKFSISSQAALDNTLRELGITNAFANNADFSGISEEIKLKVSKVSHQAMLSVDETGTEAAAATTIEIMPMRMPEVMKLDRPFLVFILEHGTRSILFMGKINNPTDA